From the Streptococcus hyointestinalis genome, the window TTTTCAAAACCTCATCAATGCCCGTATCGCAGGCTTTGACAAGGTGCTCTTAGCCCTCTTTATCGTCTGGGCGACAGATAGCGGTGCTTATTTTATCGGACGCCGTTTTGGTCAGCACAAGCTTTTACCTGCTGTGTCGCCAAACAAAACGATTGAAGGCAGTCTAGGTGGTATCTTGTCTGCTGTGGTGGTGGCTTTTGTCTTTATGCTGGTGGACAAGTCGGTCTACGCTCCACACAATTTTATCGTCATGCTGTTTTTAGTGGTTCTCTTTAGTATCTTTGGGCAGTTTGGGGATTTGGTGGAGAGTAGTATCAAGCGCCGCTACGGTGTCAAGGATTCTGGCAAGCTCATTCCTGGGCACGGCGGTATCTTAGACCGCTTTGATAGCATGATTTTTGTCTTTCCGATTATGCACTTCTTTGGCTTATTCTAGTCTTTGAAGGGAAGTTTATAAAGAAAGGAATGCTATGTTAGGAATTATCACTTTTATCATCATCTTTGGGATTATCGTCATTGTACACGAGTTTGGGCATTTCTATTTTGCTAAAAAATCTGGTATCCTAGTGCGTGAGTTTTCTATCGGCATGGGACCAAAGATTTTTGCCCATCGTGGTCAAGACGGGACGACCTACACCCTACGTATCTTGCCACTAGGTGGTTATGTGCGTATGGCAGGTTGGGGTGATGATACAACTGAGATTAAGACAGGGAGCCCAGCTAGTCTCACGCTAAATAGCGAGGGCGTTGTGACCTGTATCGACCTCTCTCAAAAAACGTCCAATATGAATAGCCTGCCGATGAATGTCACAAGCTATGACTTGGAGGATAAGCTTGTCATCACTGGGTTAGTCATGGATGAGACCAAGACCTATCCCGTCGACCATGACGCTACTATCATCGAGGAGGACGGCACAGAGCTGAGAATTGCTCCGCTTGATGTGCAGTATCAAAATGCTAGTGTCTGGGGGCGTCTCATCACCAACTTCGCTGGTCCCATGAACAACTTCATCCTAGGAGCGGTGGTTTTTGTCCTACTAGCCTTTGTCGCTGGTGGTGTATCTGACTACTCGAGCAATCACTTCCGTGTGACCTCAGACGGCGCCATGTACCAAGCAGGTGTGCGTGACAATGACCAGATTTTAAAAATCGGCAGTCAAAAAGTCACCAACTGGGAGAGCTTAGTTGAGGCTGTGGACAGCTCAACAGATGGACTCAAAGAAGGGCAGACCATCGCAGTCACTGTCAAGTCTCACAATAAAACAAAAACCCTCAACATCACACCTAAAAAGCAAAACGGCTCTTATATGATTGGTGTTCAACCAGCTCTCAAAACAAGTCTGACCGATAAAATCTTTGGCGGGCTCAAGCAGGCTTGGGACAGTGCCTTTCTCATCCTCAACAGTCTAAGAGGCTTGATTACAAACTTTAGCCTCAATAAGCTAGGAGGTCCTGTCGCTATGTATCAGATGAGCAATCAAGCAGCCAGCGCAGGCTTTGAGACTGTCCTGCAGCTCCTTGGTATGCTCTCTATCAACCTTGGGATTATGAACCTCATTCCCATACCTGCCCTTGACGGTGGTAAGATTGTCATCAATATCTTAGAAGCCATCAGACGTAAGCCCCTTCGTCAGGAGACAGAGACTTACATCACTCTAGCAGGTGCGGCTTTCATGGTTATCCTCATGATAGCTGTCACATGGAATGACATCATGCGTGCCTTTTTCTAGAAAGATATCAAACGAACAAGCTAATCTAGCTTGTTCCTATTTTGAAAAAAAGAAAGGAAGTCGCTTTTGCGACTAGTGTAGACAATGAAACAATCAAAAATGCTTATTCCAACCCTTCGTGAGATGCCAAGCGATGCACAGGTCATCAGCCACGCTCTCATGCTAAGAGCAGGTTATGTCCGTCAAGTGTCTGCGGGGATTTACGCTTACCTGCCGTTAGCACAGCGCACCCTTGAGAAGTTCAAGGCAATCATGCGTGAAGAGTTTGAAAAGATTGGTGCGGTTGAAATGCTAGCGCCAGCGCTTTTGACAGCTGACCTTTGGCGTGAGTCAGGGCGTTATGAGACCTATGGTGAGGACCTCTACAAGCTCAAAAACCGTGACGGTTCAGACTTTATCCTAGGTCCTACGCATGAGGAGACCTTTACCAGCCTTATCCGTGACGCCATCACATCTTATAAGCAATTGCCGATGAATGTCTATCAAATCCAGCCAAAATACCGTGATGAAAAGCGTCCACGTAATGGTTTACTGCGTACACGTGAGTTCATCATGAAAGACGGCTATAGCTTCCACCAAAGCTATGAGGATTTGGATGTGACTTACGAGGACTATCGTAAAGCTTATGAGAATATCTTTACCCGTGCTGGGCTTGATTTCCGTGGCATTATCGGTGATGGTGGTGCTATGGGTGGTAAGGACAGCCAAGAGTTCATGGCGATTACACCAGACCGCACAGACCTTAACCACTGGCTAGTGCTTGACAAGTCTATCACGTCTATCGACGACATTCCAGAGGATGTCCTAGAGGAGATTAAGGCAGAGCTGTCGTCTTGGCTAGTTTCTGGTGAGGACACGATTGCCTACTCTACAGAGTCTGGCTACGCTGCCAACCTTGAGATGGCGACAAATGCCTTTGAAGTGTCTACCAAAGTCCAAGCCCAAGACGATGTCGAAAAAGTGGAAACACCAAACTGCAAGAGCATTGACGATGTGGCTGCTTTCTTACAAATCGAGGAAGAGCAAATGGTTAAAACTCTCCTCTTTATGGCGGACGGTGAGCCCGTTGTTGTGCTGCTTGTCGGCAATGACCAAGTCAATGACGTCAAACTGAAAAACCACCTTGGTGCCAACTTCCTTGAGCCAGCGACAGAAGCCGACACCAACCGTGTCTTTGGTGCCAACTTTGGCTCACTGGGTCCTGTCGGCTTAGCGGATGATGTGCGTATCATCGCTGACCGCAAGGTACAAAATGTGGCAAATGTCGTTGTCGGAGCCAACGAAGACGGTTATCACTTGACAGGTGTCAACCCAGAGCGTGACTTCACAGCCGAGTATGTGGATGTTCGTGAGGTCAAAGAAGGTGAGGTCGCACCAGACGGCAAGGGTGTCCTCAAGTTTGCACGAGGCATTGAGATTGGACATATCTTTAAGCTTGGCACACGCTACTCTGAGAGCATGGGCGCTACGATTTTAGATGAAAATGGTCGAGCTGTTCCAGTTGTCATGGGAAGCTACGGTATCGGTGTCAGCCGTATCCTATCAGCGGTCATCGAGCAGCACGCT encodes:
- a CDS encoding phosphatidate cytidylyltransferase — protein: MKERIIWGAIALAIFLPFLYFGGLPFQLLIGILAMIGVSEMLKMRRLEIFSFEGVLAMLAAFVLTVPLDNYLGFLPVDASFSAYSILVLLILAGTVLNSSRYSFEEAAFPIAASLYVGIGFQNLINARIAGFDKVLLALFIVWATDSGAYFIGRRFGQHKLLPAVSPNKTIEGSLGGILSAVVVAFVFMLVDKSVYAPHNFIVMLFLVVLFSIFGQFGDLVESSIKRRYGVKDSGKLIPGHGGILDRFDSMIFVFPIMHFFGLF
- a CDS encoding proline--tRNA ligase, with translation MKQSKMLIPTLREMPSDAQVISHALMLRAGYVRQVSAGIYAYLPLAQRTLEKFKAIMREEFEKIGAVEMLAPALLTADLWRESGRYETYGEDLYKLKNRDGSDFILGPTHEETFTSLIRDAITSYKQLPMNVYQIQPKYRDEKRPRNGLLRTREFIMKDGYSFHQSYEDLDVTYEDYRKAYENIFTRAGLDFRGIIGDGGAMGGKDSQEFMAITPDRTDLNHWLVLDKSITSIDDIPEDVLEEIKAELSSWLVSGEDTIAYSTESGYAANLEMATNAFEVSTKVQAQDDVEKVETPNCKSIDDVAAFLQIEEEQMVKTLLFMADGEPVVVLLVGNDQVNDVKLKNHLGANFLEPATEADTNRVFGANFGSLGPVGLADDVRIIADRKVQNVANVVVGANEDGYHLTGVNPERDFTAEYVDVREVKEGEVAPDGKGVLKFARGIEIGHIFKLGTRYSESMGATILDENGRAVPVVMGSYGIGVSRILSAVIEQHARLFVTKTPKGAYRYSWGTNFPEELAPFDIHLITVNVKDEEAVALTDKLEAELMAKGYEVLTDDRNERVGSKFSDSDLIGLPIRVTVGKKASEGIVEVKLKATGDTIEVNSENLIETLEILTKKD
- the rseP gene encoding RIP metalloprotease RseP; protein product: MLGIITFIIIFGIIVIVHEFGHFYFAKKSGILVREFSIGMGPKIFAHRGQDGTTYTLRILPLGGYVRMAGWGDDTTEIKTGSPASLTLNSEGVVTCIDLSQKTSNMNSLPMNVTSYDLEDKLVITGLVMDETKTYPVDHDATIIEEDGTELRIAPLDVQYQNASVWGRLITNFAGPMNNFILGAVVFVLLAFVAGGVSDYSSNHFRVTSDGAMYQAGVRDNDQILKIGSQKVTNWESLVEAVDSSTDGLKEGQTIAVTVKSHNKTKTLNITPKKQNGSYMIGVQPALKTSLTDKIFGGLKQAWDSAFLILNSLRGLITNFSLNKLGGPVAMYQMSNQAASAGFETVLQLLGMLSINLGIMNLIPIPALDGGKIVINILEAIRRKPLRQETETYITLAGAAFMVILMIAVTWNDIMRAFF